The Zymobacter palmae DNA window TCGCACCGAACGGCTAGTCGTTTAGCGTGATTGAGCCATGCAAAAGTTCGCTCTACCACCCAACGGTGCCGACCTAGTGTCGTGCTGCTGTCCTTGCCTCGGCGCGCTATGCGCGGTGTGATACCTCGAACACCACAGGCTTCCCGGCAACGTGTGTAGTCATAGGCTTTGTCAGCGTGCAGCTTGTTCGGACGATGCCGAGGTCGTCCACGACTGCCTTGCAGCTTAGGTAACCCTTCCAGTAACGCCGTCAGCGGAACGCTATCGTGCATGTTGGCTCCAGAAAAAAGCACCACCAACGGCACACCATTGCTATCCGTCAGTACATGGCGCTTGCACCCCGGGCGCCCTCTATCGGTGGGATTGGGGCCTACGGCAGATCCCCCTTTTTCGCCTTCACGGATGAGCTATCCACGCAGGCGCGTTCCCAGTCGATGCGGTCTGCCAAATGCAGACGTTGTAACAGCTCATGATGGAGTTGCTGCCAAACGCCTGCCTCATGCCACTCTTTCAACCGTCGCCAGCAGGTAGGACCGGAGCCAAAGCCTAGAGAGGTAGGCAGATGTCGCCAAGGAATCCCCGTCATCAGTACGAACAAGATGCCAGATAGCGCTTGTCGGTCAGATACACGAGGTCTTCCTCCGCGAGGGTCTGGAGTGTGCTCAGGGAGAAGAGGCTGGATGATATGCCAGAGTTCGTCAGAAAGTAGTGAAGTAGCCATGCGGTGGGATTTTTGGGCAACATGGTTTTTTTCAAGAGGGTTTTGAAACCCTTTCTTATCACAGTGCCAAAAGTGGATAATCTATCACCTATCCATCTAGAGTTCGTTAGGTTTCTTTATCATTCGATTCAGTGTTCTTATACAAGGAGTAGTTAGTCTCTATGAGTGTTATAAAAGATTTTTTAGAACAATATAGCAAGCAGTATGATTACTATTCTGAGTTGGCAAAAATTGGCTCAAACTTGCTTGAGCAGGAATTGGAAAAGAGAGGGATTAAAGCCATAGTTTCA harbors:
- a CDS encoding IS5 family transposase (programmed frameshift), which produces MATSLLSDELWHIIQPLLPEHTPDPRGGRPRVSDRQALSGILFVLMTGIPWRHLPTSLGFGSGPTCWRRLKEWHEAGVWQQLHHELLQRLHLADRIDWERACVDSSSVKAKKGGSAVGPNPTDRGRPGCKRHVLTDSNGVPLVVLFSGANMHDSVPLTALLEGLPKLQGSRGRPRHRPNKLHADKAYDYTRCREACGVRGITPRIARRGKDSSTTLGRHRWVVERTFAWLNHAKRLAVRCERRLDIYCAFTLLRCAMICFKKLMLGF